From one Coffea eugenioides isolate CCC68of chromosome 11, Ceug_1.0, whole genome shotgun sequence genomic stretch:
- the LOC113754108 gene encoding homoserine kinase: protein MASSSSLCCRFLCQPNTNSSSSNLSPSFTPKPPSASLSFSRCSTRALPSSNSATSLIVDEPDPVFSSVKSFAPATVANLGPGFDFLGCAVDGVGDFVTLRVDSDVRPGHVSISDISGSPGASKLTKNPLFNCAGIAAIAVMKMLRVRSVGLSLSLDKGLPLGSGLGSSAASAAAAAVAVNELFGAPLSVSDLVLAGLESESKVSGYHADNVAPAIMGGFVLIRSYDPLELIQLKFPGNAELFFVLVNPEFEAPTKKMRAALPPEITMSHHIWNSSQAGALVASVLQGDLRGLGKALSSDKIVEPRRAPLIPGMESVKAAALEAGAFGCTISGAGPTAVAVTDNEEKGREIGERMVEAFMKAGDLKAVAMVKRLDRVGARLVHSTP from the coding sequence atggcttcttcttcttccctgtGTTGTCGTTTTCTTTGTCAGCCCAACACCAACTCCTCCTCTTCAAATCTCTCTCCTTCCTTCACTCCAAAGCCGCCTTCTGCATCTCTGTCTTTCAGCAGATGTTCGACCAGAGCTCTTCCGTCCTCTAACTCCGCTACCTCTCTCATCGTTGATGAGCCCGACCCTGTTTTCTCCTCCGTCAAATCATTCGCCCCCGCCACCGTCGCTAACCTCGGCCCCGGCTTCGACTTTCTCGGCTGTGCTGTCGACGGCGTTGGTGACTTCGTCACCCTCCGCGTAGACTCCGATGTCCGTCCCGGCCACGTTTCTATTTCCGACATCTCGGGCTCCCCAGGTGCCAGCAAGCTCACCAAAAATCCTCTCTTTAATTGCGCCGGCATCGCTGCCATTGCTGTCATGAAGATGCTCCGTGTTCGCTCTGTTGgactctctctctccctcgACAAGGGCTTGCCTCTAGGTAGTGGCCTCGGCTCCAGCGCCGCCAGTGCTGCTGCAGCTGCAGTTGCCGTAAACGAGTTGTTCGGAGCCCCATTATCGGTTTCGGACCTCGTGTTGGCCGGGCTGGAATCTGAGTCCAAGGTATCTGGTTACCACGCGGATAATGTGGCCCCGGCGATCATGGGGGGCTTCGTCTTGATTCGCAGCTACGATCCCCTGGAACTCATCCAGCTCAAGTTCCCGGGAAATGCCGAATTGTTTTTTGTGCTGGTGAACCCGGAATTTGAAGCTCCCACGAAGAAGATGAGGGCGGCATTGCCACCGGAGATAACCATGTCTCACCACATCTGGAATTCCAGTCAGGCTGGCGCACTGGTAGCGTCAGTCTTGCAGGGAGACTTGAGGGGTTTAGGGAAGGCTTTGTCATCCGATAAAATAGTGGAGCCGAGGAGGGCACCCCTGATACCGGGAATGGAATCTGTCAAGGCCGCAGCACTTGAGGCAGGAGCATTTGGCTGCACCATCAGTGGAGCTGGTCCCACTGCTGTTGCGGTGACAGATAACGAGGAAAAAGGCAGAGAGATTGGAGAGAGAATGGTGGAAGCATTTATGAAGGCAGGTGATTTGAAGGCTGTGGCAATGGTAAAGAGGCTTGACCGTGTGGGCGCTAGGCTTGTTCACAGCACGCCATGA